CTCCAGTACCTCCAGGCCCGCGTTCAGGCAGGCCGCGGCACGTTGCCTTGCCGTTCGTGCGTCGGCGGCCCGGACGATACCCACCACCCCGTGCTCGGCGATGGTGCTTGCTACCTGCCAGCGGTACATTCCACTCCTCCGTACAGAACTCGAAACGGTATTCGTGTGCGTGCTCGGTTAGCCGTCACGTGAGTCGGCGCCTTGCTGTGTTGGGCCGGCTCTTGAGTAGCGACCTACGCGGCGAGCGGCCCGGCCTCGCAATGCATCCGACTCACGCACCGGGGACACCCGCGCTGCGACACTCACGCTCGCTTCCCGACGGCGCCCCTGGAACACACCCGGAAAATCGACGTCGCACGGGAGAACCCGCGGCGGTGCCGATTGCGTAAGTGGTGGGAGCTCGGCTCGCGGGAGTGGTGGGAGTGCGGCCCCGTGCCGTCCCACCGCCCGGCGATTTCGCGAGAAATCGACGTCCGCCTCCGCCGTGCCGCCCCAGCGGGGCGTCGATTTCGCGAGAAATCGACGCCACCGGGGCCGTGCCGACTCCACAACGCGTGGTCGAATGGCGTCAGCGCGCGGTGACCTGCTCGTCACCCACGGCCAGATCCCGCAACCGCGAGTCAGGGAGGCCGTCCATGTCCCCGAGAATCTGCACCACGCTGCCCGCCACGGTGGCGGCCTCGGCCAGCGCCTCGGGCACCGAGATCCCCCGCAGGTGCGCGGACAGGAATCCCGCGTTGAACGCGTCACCGGCTCCCACCGGATCCACCGCGGGCACCTCGGCCGCCCGCTGGAACCACTCCCGCTCACCGTCGGTGGCCCAGGCCCCGCGCGAGCCCAGCTTGAGCACCACCAGCCGGGCACCCCGTTCGAGCAACCACCCGGCGGCGGCACGCTCACCGGCGCACCCGCTGATCTCCTCGGCCTCGTCCAGACCGGTCAGTACCAGGTCGGTTCGCTCGGTGAGTGGGCGCAGCAGCTCCACCCACCGCTCGATCCCGGCCAGCTTGCGCCGAATGTTGGGATCCAGACTCACCGGAACCCCGGCATCCCGCGCCGCCCGCACCGCCCGTTCGGTGGCCGCTCTCGCGTCCTCGGACAGCGCGGCGGTGATGCCGGTC
This portion of the Actinopolyspora lacussalsi genome encodes:
- a CDS encoding 2-dehydro-3-deoxygluconokinase (product_source=KO:K00874; cath_funfam=3.40.1190.20; cog=COG0524; ko=KO:K00874; pfam=PF00294; superfamily=53613), yielding MSPEVITFGETMGLLLAEQGQPLEHAAGFRRSIAGAESNTAVGLARLGHRVGWFGRVGDDPFGRSALRTLRGEGVDVSRAVVDESLPTGLLVRDAHAHRPIEVCYYRSGSAGSALHEGDVDEEWIGGAGLLHLTGITAALSEDARAATERAVRAARDAGVPVSLDPNIRRKLAGIERWVELLRPLTERTDLVLTGLDEAEEISGCAGERAAAGWLLERGARLVVLKLGSRGAWATDGEREWFQRAAEVPAVDPVGAGDAFNAGFLSAHLRGISVPEALAEAATVAGSVVQILGDMDGLPDSRLRDLAVGDEQVTAR